The following proteins come from a genomic window of Geomonas sp. RF6:
- a CDS encoding TatD family hydrolase gives MKVIDPHIHMVSRTTDDYLAMACSGIHTVSEPAFWPGFDRSGVASFHDYFNQLTVTEPARAARFKIRHFCWIGMNAKEAENLSLSEEVLTILPQYLDRPTALGIGEVGLNKNSRNEIKVLERQVALAAERGELLLIHTPHLEDKLKGTRIIIELLRNEPRISPERVLIDHAEEHTIGMIRDYGAWFGMTLYPDSKGSPARAVDAVEIFGPQRLCINSSADWSVSDPLATLKTANEMRRRGYHEDLISTIFYHNPKEFLGQCPKFSVA, from the coding sequence ATGAAGGTCATCGATCCCCACATCCACATGGTTTCCCGCACCACCGACGACTACCTCGCCATGGCCTGCTCGGGGATCCACACCGTCAGCGAACCCGCCTTCTGGCCCGGCTTCGACAGGAGCGGGGTGGCGAGCTTCCACGACTACTTCAACCAGCTCACCGTGACGGAGCCTGCCCGGGCGGCGCGCTTCAAGATCAGGCATTTCTGCTGGATCGGAATGAACGCGAAGGAGGCGGAGAACCTCTCCCTCTCGGAGGAGGTGCTGACGATACTCCCGCAGTACCTGGATCGCCCGACCGCGCTCGGAATAGGTGAGGTGGGGCTCAACAAGAACAGCCGCAACGAGATAAAGGTGCTGGAGCGGCAGGTCGCCCTCGCGGCGGAGCGCGGCGAGCTCCTCCTTATCCACACCCCGCATCTTGAGGACAAGCTTAAAGGGACGCGGATCATCATCGAGCTTCTCAGGAACGAGCCGCGCATCAGCCCCGAGCGTGTCCTCATCGACCACGCGGAGGAGCACACCATAGGCATGATCCGCGATTACGGCGCCTGGTTCGGCATGACGCTCTATCCCGATTCAAAGGGGAGCCCGGCGCGCGCGGTCGACGCAGTGGAGATATTCGGTCCGCAGCGGCTGTGCATCAACTCCTCGGCGGACTGGAGCGTCAGCGATCCCCTCGCTACACTGAAGACGGCGAACGAGATGCGCCGGCGCGGCTACCATGAGGACCTCATCAGCACGATCTTTTACCACAACCCGAAGGAGTTCCTGGGCCAGTGTCCGAAATTCAGCGTCGCCTGA
- a CDS encoding YdjY domain-containing protein, whose translation MFILSAALSLSASASGADPAAPPAPGDPMQPGQVGEVTTIPPVEKVAPGRYRLGAVEIDKRGGTLTFPAEVNMDKGLLEYLLVHSKGKTHESLLRTKVEPYTLQLACLLLGLEGTSAPLAAQGAPERPTGEEVEIFLSSEERKSQPSEEWMINLVNGAKKPVPPMTWIFTGSMVVNGRFAAEADGSMVAVYHDPVAIIDNASKGGETDKMWYVKEGAVPPPGTPVTVVIRKVNGAYRQESSGGDVPGFGARVEERGERR comes from the coding sequence ATGTTCATACTATCGGCTGCCCTTTCTCTGAGTGCATCTGCATCGGGAGCGGATCCCGCAGCACCTCCGGCACCGGGCGACCCGATGCAACCGGGGCAGGTGGGGGAGGTGACCACGATCCCGCCGGTGGAGAAGGTCGCCCCGGGACGATATCGGCTGGGGGCTGTGGAGATCGACAAGCGGGGCGGTACGCTCACCTTCCCGGCAGAGGTCAACATGGACAAGGGGCTTCTGGAGTACCTTCTCGTGCACAGCAAGGGGAAGACCCACGAAAGCCTGCTCCGCACGAAGGTGGAGCCGTACACGCTCCAGTTGGCGTGCCTCCTCCTCGGGCTCGAGGGAACGAGCGCACCGCTGGCGGCACAGGGGGCACCGGAGCGCCCGACTGGGGAGGAGGTAGAGATTTTTCTCTCCAGCGAAGAGAGGAAGAGCCAGCCGTCTGAAGAGTGGATGATAAACCTCGTGAACGGGGCAAAAAAGCCGGTCCCGCCGATGACCTGGATCTTTACCGGCTCCATGGTGGTGAACGGAAGATTTGCCGCCGAGGCTGACGGGTCGATGGTCGCCGTCTATCACGACCCCGTCGCTATCATCGACAACGCATCAAAGGGCGGGGAGACGGACAAGATGTGGTACGTGAAGGAGGGCGCCGTTCCCCCACCCGGAACCCCGGTTACCGTGGTGATAAGGAAGGTGAATGGGGCCTATCGGCAGGAGAGTTCGGGGGGTGACGTACCCGGCTTTGGAGCACGCGTAGAGGAGAGAGGGGAGAGAAGATGA
- the eboE gene encoding metabolite traffic protein EboE, whose translation MSEIQRRLITYCTNIHPAESWGETLSSLKRHLPKIKGAVSPDEPFPVGLRLSAAAVRSATAQGPAAFSRWLDENGLFVPTLNIFPFGIFHGGRLKEQVYLPDWRCAQRCEYTTLAASLLAEWMPEGITGSLSTVPVSFGRHLGKDDLLAVRRNILKALAVLDRIYQEKGRDIVLALEPEPACYLETTADLAIFLGRLELPPKLRQRLGICLDCCHLAVEFEEPAEALALLRREGVPVAKVHVSSALRVQHASRDLLVPFVEPCYLHQVVVRSAAGTLSRYRDLPYALMYHRGEEGDEWRCHFHIPLFMEESGPYCTTRFFAEKLLPLLDPGILLEVETYSWQVLPQNLRGETISEDVIKELQWLQEETDASHCRP comes from the coding sequence GTGTCCGAAATTCAGCGTCGCCTGATAACCTACTGCACCAATATCCATCCGGCGGAGTCGTGGGGGGAGACTCTCTCGTCCCTGAAAAGGCATCTCCCGAAGATAAAGGGGGCTGTCTCTCCTGACGAGCCGTTTCCGGTGGGTCTGCGCCTCTCGGCGGCGGCGGTGCGCTCGGCGACGGCGCAGGGGCCAGCGGCGTTCTCCCGCTGGCTCGACGAAAATGGCCTCTTTGTTCCTACCCTCAACATCTTTCCATTCGGCATCTTCCACGGTGGGCGGCTCAAGGAGCAGGTCTATCTTCCCGACTGGCGCTGCGCCCAGCGCTGCGAGTACACCACCCTTGCCGCCTCCCTTCTGGCGGAGTGGATGCCGGAAGGGATCACCGGCTCGCTCTCCACGGTTCCCGTCTCTTTCGGGCGTCACCTCGGAAAGGACGACCTTCTCGCGGTGCGCCGGAACATCCTGAAGGCGCTGGCCGTCCTCGACCGCATCTATCAGGAGAAGGGGAGGGACATAGTGCTGGCCCTGGAGCCGGAGCCGGCGTGCTACCTGGAGACGACGGCGGATCTGGCGATCTTTCTCGGGCGCCTGGAGCTACCCCCGAAGCTGCGGCAGCGGCTCGGCATCTGCCTCGACTGCTGCCATCTCGCTGTGGAGTTCGAGGAGCCGGCCGAGGCGCTCGCGCTTTTGCGCCGCGAGGGGGTACCGGTGGCAAAGGTGCACGTCTCCTCCGCGCTGCGCGTGCAGCACGCGTCGCGGGATCTCCTGGTCCCCTTCGTGGAGCCGTGCTACCTGCACCAGGTGGTGGTCCGCAGCGCCGCAGGGACGCTGTCGCGATACCGCGACCTCCCTTACGCCCTCATGTACCACCGTGGCGAGGAGGGTGACGAGTGGCGCTGCCATTTCCACATTCCCCTCTTTATGGAGGAGAGTGGGCCGTACTGCACGACCCGTTTCTTCGCCGAAAAGCTCCTTCCCCTTCTGGACCCCGGCATCCTCCTGGAGGTGGAAACCTACAGCTGGCAGGTCCTTCCCCAGAACCTGCGCGGGGAGACGATCAGCGAGGACGTGATCAAGGAATTACAGTGGCTGCAGGAGGAAACCGATGCATCGCACTGTCGTCCTTAA
- a CDS encoding cycloartenol synthase, protein MKRAAAYILFILLAIPLTSAAVEKVVATSKPDTSLKLEVENAIGKGLGWLASKQTPAGYWSQAEYPALTGLALTAFQGDPSGYYRKKYQGQVAKGYDYILTNVKPDGSIYAKDLANYNTSICMMALLTANNPKYEAILKKGRSYLIGLQDRKSDSPYDGGIGYGGTYKNSDIINTSFALEALHYTKYLAKDVGSDAEDLDWKAAARFISRTQNLPRSNDQKWVTGDQENRGGFVYFPGNTKAGETTLPDGKVALRSYGSGSYAGLLSYIYAQMDKKDPRVKEVYGWLTRNYTLEENPGMGKEGLYYYYHTMAKALSIYGVDTLVMKDGKKVNWRKDLAKRLLDLQQPDGLWINQSGRWWERDPVLVTSYALITLEIVHRGL, encoded by the coding sequence ATGAAAAGGGCAGCAGCATATATTTTGTTCATTCTCCTGGCCATTCCATTGACTTCGGCTGCCGTGGAGAAGGTGGTGGCGACGTCTAAGCCGGACACCTCTCTCAAGCTCGAGGTGGAAAACGCCATAGGGAAGGGGCTCGGCTGGCTCGCCTCGAAGCAGACTCCTGCGGGATATTGGTCGCAGGCTGAGTATCCCGCCCTCACCGGTCTGGCACTTACCGCCTTCCAGGGAGATCCCTCCGGGTACTACAGGAAGAAATACCAGGGCCAGGTCGCGAAAGGGTACGACTACATCCTCACCAATGTGAAGCCGGACGGCTCCATCTACGCCAAGGACCTCGCCAACTACAACACCTCCATCTGCATGATGGCGCTTCTCACCGCGAACAATCCGAAGTACGAGGCGATCCTCAAGAAGGGGCGCTCGTATCTCATCGGGCTCCAGGACAGAAAGAGCGACTCCCCCTACGACGGCGGGATCGGCTACGGCGGCACCTACAAAAACTCGGACATCATCAACACCTCCTTCGCACTGGAGGCGCTGCACTACACGAAGTACCTCGCAAAGGACGTCGGCAGCGATGCCGAGGACCTCGACTGGAAGGCCGCCGCCCGCTTCATCTCCCGCACGCAAAACCTCCCCCGCTCCAACGACCAGAAGTGGGTGACCGGGGATCAGGAGAACCGCGGCGGCTTCGTGTACTTCCCCGGCAACACGAAGGCGGGGGAGACGACGCTGCCGGACGGAAAGGTCGCGCTGCGCTCCTACGGCAGCGGGAGCTACGCGGGGCTATTGAGCTACATCTATGCACAGATGGATAAAAAGGACCCGCGGGTGAAAGAGGTCTACGGCTGGCTCACCAGGAACTATACCCTGGAGGAAAACCCGGGGATGGGGAAGGAAGGGCTCTATTACTACTACCACACCATGGCGAAGGCCCTCAGCATATACGGGGTGGACACCCTCGTCATGAAGGACGGCAAGAAGGTGAACTGGCGCAAGGACCTCGCCAAGCGCCTCCTCGACCTGCAGCAGCCGGACGGTCTGTGGATCAACCAGAGCGGACGGTGGTGGGAAAGGGACCCGGTTCTCGTCACGAGCTACGCGCTCATCACCCTCGAGATCGTGCACCGCGGGCTGTAG
- a CDS encoding 3-dehydroquinate synthase translates to MKTIRQSFSVEYSFPVFFARDVLGSDDSPLAELLSGHGEERVKVLTVIDAQVVAAYPSLLEKLSRFAEKHRGRVSFILPPFIMRGGEICKTQPQEVERIHALVEKHGLCRHSFILAIGGGAVLDAAGFAAATAHRGVRLIRMPTTTLAQNDAGVGVKNGINAFGRKNFTGSFAPPFAVINDFDFLDCLPPRELRAGISEAVKVALIRDRAFFDFLHYARERLAHFEPQAMERMVTRCAELHLEHIATGGDPFEFGSSRPLDFGHWSAHKLEDLTGGEIRHGEAVAIGIALDALYSFHQRLIGEIELRRILDTLEGIGFQLYHLALNWIDVPAALREFREHLGGELSIPLLNGIGAKVDHHEIDADLYRRCIGTLEERQQRMETTHAKRQLSSKDSGDPRYLLS, encoded by the coding sequence ATGAAGACGATACGGCAAAGCTTCAGCGTGGAGTACTCCTTTCCGGTCTTCTTCGCCCGCGACGTCCTCGGCAGCGACGATTCCCCCCTGGCGGAGCTCCTTTCCGGGCACGGAGAGGAGAGGGTGAAAGTCCTCACGGTGATAGATGCTCAGGTCGTGGCGGCTTACCCGTCGCTACTAGAGAAGTTGAGCCGTTTCGCTGAAAAGCACCGGGGGAGGGTCTCTTTCATCCTCCCTCCGTTCATCATGCGTGGCGGCGAGATTTGCAAGACGCAGCCGCAGGAGGTGGAGAGGATCCACGCCCTCGTGGAGAAGCACGGCCTCTGCCGCCACTCCTTTATTCTCGCCATCGGGGGAGGGGCTGTTCTCGACGCCGCGGGGTTTGCGGCGGCGACGGCCCACCGGGGGGTGCGCCTGATCCGCATGCCGACGACGACCCTCGCGCAAAACGACGCTGGCGTCGGGGTGAAAAACGGCATCAACGCCTTCGGACGGAAGAATTTCACAGGCTCCTTCGCCCCCCCCTTTGCCGTCATCAACGACTTCGACTTCCTCGATTGCCTCCCACCGCGGGAGCTGCGCGCAGGGATATCGGAGGCGGTGAAGGTGGCGCTCATCAGGGACCGCGCCTTCTTCGACTTCCTCCACTACGCGCGGGAGAGACTCGCCCATTTCGAGCCGCAGGCGATGGAGCGGATGGTCACCCGCTGCGCCGAGCTGCACCTGGAGCACATCGCCACCGGCGGCGACCCCTTCGAATTCGGCTCCTCCCGCCCCCTTGATTTCGGTCACTGGTCCGCCCATAAGCTGGAGGATCTTACCGGCGGCGAGATCAGGCACGGCGAGGCGGTGGCGATCGGGATTGCCCTCGATGCCCTCTACTCCTTTCATCAGCGGCTCATCGGGGAGATCGAGCTGCGCCGCATCCTCGACACCCTGGAGGGGATCGGCTTCCAGCTGTACCACCTCGCGCTCAACTGGATCGACGTCCCGGCGGCGCTGAGGGAATTCCGCGAGCACCTCGGCGGGGAGCTCTCGATTCCTCTCCTGAATGGCATCGGCGCGAAGGTGGATCATCACGAGATCGATGCCGACCTGTACCGGCGCTGCATCGGCACCCTCGAAGAACGGCAGCAGAGGATGGAGACAACGCATGCAAAGAGACAGCTCTCCTCTAAAGACAGCGGAGATCCTCGATATCTACTTTCTTGA